One Setaria italica strain Yugu1 chromosome I, Setaria_italica_v2.0, whole genome shotgun sequence DNA window includes the following coding sequences:
- the LOC105914285 gene encoding wall-associated receptor kinase 2, with protein sequence MSSAGVLVGMCVVLACLAAVPRALATAVHGDASSNGILHIPSNGSLTSCPTHCGDVEISYPFGIGSGCFRQGFELTCNQTARPPRLFLRNSTTQITSIDVGSNMASASTVGFNVTMGQGVDTYMSWGTPDGGAVISEINDALYVVGCGLEVYMFGNNWTDLIGSCMSICADDRTTERANVFGSCRDGIGCCSIELTRDLPAFMVKLVRLNGTRAQLNDVKVLLPWYYRFVLGDLYSSWVNTSNVHDTRIQIAITDQPNCERARVNKDSYACNNESNCQDLQYGRGYSCSCPNYYGKGNPYIVNGCIQAYDSTTPKENCTRSCGNISIPFPFGIEEGCYANDNFRLNCTSDGTVLDRRYAQYRVTRISLDDGSLAVSNMLNDTSSNNMERIVNSNYDGTGEFRDSYDMSSVVDGIYDFSREDEIVIKWVVANLTCQQAKQSNPKYYACISHNSNCQDIRRGKTNYGYLCKCNDGFHGNPYLQNNCTGIFLS encoded by the exons ATGTCCTCCGCCGGAGTTCTAGTTGGCATGTGTGTTGTGCTCGCCTGCTTGGCCGCTGTTCCGCGAGCGCTGGCCACGGCCGTCCATGGAGACGCTAGCAGCAACGGCATCCTGCATATCCCTTCCAATGGCTCCTTGACTAGCTGCCCCACCCACTGCGGGGATGTCGAAATCTCCTATCCCTTCGGGATAGGCTCTGGTTGCTTCCGGCAAGGCTTCGAGCTCACCTGCAACCAGACAGCTCGTCCTCCTAGGCTCTTCTTGAGAAACAGTACCACTCAGATCACTTCTATAGACGTCGGCAGCAATATGGCTTCTGCTTCTACTGTTGGTTTTAACGTCACCATGGGGCAAGGTGTGGACACGTACATGTCCTGGGGTACCCCTGATGGTGGCGCTGTTATCAGTGAAATTAACGATGCTTTGTATGTCGTTGGATGCGGTCTCGAAGTCTACATGTTCGGTAATAACTGGACTGACCTCATTGGTTCTTGCATGAGCATATGCGCAGATGACCGGACCACGGAGAGGGCAAATGTTTTCGGCTCCTGTCGTGATGGGATTGGCTGCTGCAGCATCGAGTTGACGAGGGACCTGCCAGCCTTTATGGTTAAACTCGTCCGCCTCAACGGTACAAGAGCACAACTAAATGATGTCAAGGTTTTACTACCATGGTATTATAGATTCGTTTTGGGTGATCTTTACTCGAGTTGGGTAAACACAAGCAATGTTCATGATACAAGAATTCAGATCGCCATCACGGACCAACCAAATTGTGAACGTGCCCGAGTGAATAAGGATAGTTATGCTTGTAATAATGAAAGCAACTGCCAAGATCTACAATATGGACGAGGCTACAGTTGCTCATGCCCCAATTATTACGGGAAAGGCAACCCCTACATCGTAAATGGCTGCATCCAAG CTTACGATTCAACAACGCCCAAAGAGAACTGTACAAGATCATGTGGGAACATTAGTATTCCATTCCCATTTGGGATTGAAGAAGGTTGTTATGCAAATGATAACTTTCGACTCAACTGCACAAGTGATGGCACCGTTCTTGACCGTCGGTACGCACAATATCGTGTGACTCGAATATCACTTGATGATGGGTCTCTGGCTGTTAGCAACATGCTGAATGACACAAGCTCCAATAACATGGAAAGGATAGTCAATTCCAACTATGATGGTACTGGCGAATTTCGGGACTCTTATGATATGTCGTCGGTTGTGGATGGTATTTATGATTTCTCACGGGAAGATGAAATAGTAATAAAGTGGGTTGTTGCAAACTTGACTTGTCAACAAGCTAAGCAAAGTAATCCGAAATACTATGCGTGTATCAGTCACAACAGTAACTGCCAAGATATCAGGCGAGGGAAAACAAATTATGGGTATCTCTGCAAGTGTAATGATGGCTTCCATGGAAATCCATACCTGCAAAACAATTGTACAGGTATATTTCTCTCCTAA